The following are encoded together in the Drosophila biarmipes strain raj3 chromosome 3L, RU_DBia_V1.1, whole genome shotgun sequence genome:
- the LOC108035582 gene encoding uncharacterized protein LOC108035582, whose translation MSNATKMVYSYRILWLSGVLLGPILLAAIAVQGQEPASPVFQNHKTKEWTNLDNITFSFDCKRRSVGFYADMEYNCQIFHMCDEEGNRIPHLCANETSFNQEYRICDWDYNFNCTESPKWFYLNELTYATDPPDEDDEDY comes from the exons ATGTCCAACGCCACAAAAATGGTTTACAGTTATAGAATTTTATGGCTTTCCGGCGTTTTACTAG GTCCCATTTTGCTGGCCGCCATTGCGGTCCAGGGCCAAGAGCCAGCCAGTCCAGTATTTCAAAATCACAAGACGAAGGAATGGACGAATTTAGACAACATAACGTTCTCCTTCGATTGCAAGAGGCGTTCCGTGGGCTTCTATGCCGACATGGAGTACAATTGCCAG ATATTCCACATGTGCGATGAGGAGGGCAATCGGATTCCACATCTGTGCGCCAACGAGACGAGCTTTAACCAGGAGTACAGAATCTGTGATTGGGACTACAACTTCAACTGCACAGAGTCACCT AAATGGTTCTACCTGAACGAACTGACCTATGCCACGGATCCGCCAGATGAAGACGACGAGGATTACTAA
- the LOC108035583 gene encoding uncharacterized protein LOC108035583 has translation MSHTSSWFTLLLIAVLLALGSAQYYNQYNPYYTPSPTFSSLNNYYYQTTPYPYYYSTYTTPSPYNPQIRIWPYVIGQYLYPTYYNSNYYNPYASLSNSNWQQYYANVYGTTYGKK, from the exons ATGTCGCACACAAGCAGCTGGTTTACTTTACTCCTTATAGCAGTCCTGCTGGCG CTGGGATCTGCACAGTACTACAACCAATATAATCCCTACTACACGCCCAGTCCCACGTTCTCCAGTTTGAACAACTATTACTACCAGACCACGCCGTATCCCTACTACTACAGCACGTATACGACACCGAGTCCCTACAACCCACAGATTCGCATCTGGCCCTATGTCATCGGCCAGTATCTGTATCCCACCTACTACAATTCGAACTACTACAATCCATATGCCTCTTTAAGTAATTCCAATTGGCAACAGTACTATGCCAATGTTTATGGCACAACTTATGGAAAAAAGTAA